The Pirellulimonas nuda genome includes a region encoding these proteins:
- a CDS encoding glycoside hydrolase family 2 TIM barrel-domain containing protein has translation MIPTTAEERFSEPWFRYGVLPAFRLLNARLSLLTSCILVCLSAAADEVDVYLLGGQSNMQGIAQIDKLPPEVPRKIPHTYFSTGDDFEPLVLGKTRSSLRAGEFGPEVGFALETATGDSPVYLVKYDASGMPLHHGWNGNQWQGGDPVPGRRNFYPGTADDDANQGTLYQAMLTRFHAGIVELERQGHTPRVRGFLWMQGEQDSKHEISATTYANNLQRLQRRLTEDLSLRERLPLAFGQVLPYEPALARFKYRSEIRQQMERADGASGQPEAIARARMVTTDDCSVLPDHVHYDAHGQLQLGRKFGRAIKQLQGVSVPPEIENASVFAINKLPPRSNQWPHPSRAAADRASYAEGSWVRSLNGTWKFHWCPRPEQRPADFYVEDFDASGWNDIPVPSTWEREGYGTPQYTNFKYPFKVDSPRVMGEPDPKFTSYKERNPVGSYLREFEVPAEWDGKRIILHFGGVRSAMFVWVNGEKVGYSQGSRLPAEFDITDALQPGANRLAVEVYRYSDGSYLEDQDFWRLSGIFRDVFLTAVPAEGLWDVYAEPDYNPKTGRGSVRIHSMPMSGADPQVKIEVVDPEGNAHAAHDGVVELGNVKPWSPDKPTLYTAFVHVESGGETIAVYRLPVGFRRLEVVGNELRFNGQPFKIRGVNRHEFYPQTGYVLDEDLMRRDAELIKRANINFVRTAHYPCDPRWYELCDEYGLLVLDEANVESHGLSYHKRVLPGDLPDWTAACVDRVERMVVRDRQHPCVAMWSLGNEAGYGTAFLEMRQAVHSADPEQRSIQYADMNLAADVDSQTYPPIDWLKQHVKGKAARKGEHGESSNEEQHGSYPSGKPFVMNEYSHAMGNSVGNLQDYWDLIYEHPVLAGGFIWDWVDQALYRDRSDPAKGYVYGGAFGDSPNDNRFCINGVIAADRTVHPHYYEVQKVYQPVGIESFDAELGELTLVNRHLDTNLSEFDFTYTVRADGEIVAEGNLPAVDVESGKSGTVDIAPAISGCAEASDGGHEVFVTFELIQVESRPGLPAAHVVAWEQFPWTNQPSDNRSGQSSPNPGGQLTAEQTDRGIVIVGKRFEARISASSGLIESYQVAGKEFLVSPMQWNFWRALTDNDGGWRVQDRLAVWKDAGKQVEVEKLISTVNEFGQVVVDATATIPSCRARITIQHTISADGTIDSDYGFQIRADNQGDFGPDLPRLGTQFTIPADCDQVTWYGRGPHENYWDRKTSAAIARYTSTVSEWITPYVKPQENANRCDVRWVTFTNDQGRGVRFSGTKANPLSVSAWPYAQNDLATKNHNSHLPTRDEITVNLDHRLMGVGGDNSWGHPVNDPYRIHADHKYAWSVSLELLGDKDTDAGIEN, from the coding sequence GTGATTCCAACAACTGCCGAAGAACGTTTTAGCGAGCCTTGGTTCCGGTACGGCGTCCTGCCTGCTTTTCGATTGCTCAATGCGCGTTTGAGTTTGCTCACTTCTTGCATACTGGTGTGCCTTTCTGCAGCAGCTGACGAAGTAGATGTCTACCTGTTGGGTGGGCAGTCGAACATGCAGGGAATAGCTCAGATCGATAAGTTGCCGCCGGAAGTTCCTCGCAAGATCCCGCATACGTACTTCTCTACCGGCGACGACTTTGAGCCGTTAGTGCTGGGCAAGACTCGAAGTTCGCTACGCGCTGGCGAGTTCGGGCCCGAAGTGGGATTCGCTCTGGAAACCGCCACGGGCGACAGCCCGGTGTACTTGGTCAAGTACGACGCCAGTGGCATGCCGCTGCACCATGGATGGAACGGCAACCAGTGGCAAGGTGGCGACCCCGTCCCCGGACGACGAAACTTCTATCCGGGCACAGCGGACGACGATGCAAATCAGGGCACGCTTTACCAAGCGATGCTGACGCGGTTTCACGCCGGCATTGTCGAACTTGAACGACAAGGACACACCCCTCGCGTGCGAGGCTTTCTCTGGATGCAGGGTGAGCAAGATAGCAAGCACGAGATATCGGCTACAACCTATGCCAACAACCTGCAGCGGCTACAACGCCGCCTGACAGAAGATCTGTCGCTAAGGGAGCGGCTGCCGCTGGCCTTTGGTCAAGTCTTACCGTACGAACCGGCGCTCGCTCGCTTCAAGTACCGGTCGGAGATCCGCCAGCAGATGGAGCGAGCCGATGGTGCCTCGGGTCAGCCTGAAGCGATCGCGCGAGCACGGATGGTCACCACGGACGACTGCTCCGTGCTACCCGACCATGTGCACTACGACGCACACGGGCAGTTGCAGCTTGGGCGTAAGTTCGGCCGGGCGATCAAGCAGCTGCAAGGCGTCTCCGTACCACCCGAGATCGAAAACGCCTCGGTGTTTGCCATCAACAAGCTACCTCCCCGCAGCAACCAGTGGCCTCACCCGAGTCGCGCGGCAGCCGACCGCGCATCGTACGCCGAAGGCTCCTGGGTTCGCTCACTCAATGGCACCTGGAAGTTTCACTGGTGCCCGCGGCCCGAGCAGCGACCGGCGGATTTCTATGTAGAGGACTTCGACGCGTCGGGCTGGAATGACATTCCTGTACCCTCCACCTGGGAACGCGAGGGATATGGCACGCCTCAATACACCAACTTCAAGTACCCGTTCAAGGTTGATTCACCACGGGTGATGGGCGAACCCGATCCAAAATTCACCAGCTACAAAGAACGCAATCCGGTGGGCTCCTACCTGCGCGAGTTTGAAGTGCCTGCGGAGTGGGACGGAAAGCGTATTATTCTCCACTTTGGCGGCGTGCGGTCCGCCATGTTCGTGTGGGTCAATGGAGAGAAAGTAGGCTATTCGCAGGGCTCCCGTCTACCGGCCGAGTTCGACATCACCGACGCCCTTCAGCCGGGCGCGAACCGCTTGGCAGTCGAAGTCTATCGCTACAGCGACGGATCGTACCTCGAGGATCAAGACTTTTGGCGGCTCAGTGGTATCTTCCGAGACGTTTTCCTCACCGCAGTGCCGGCCGAGGGATTGTGGGATGTCTATGCCGAACCCGATTACAATCCGAAGACCGGCCGCGGCTCGGTGCGTATTCACTCGATGCCGATGTCCGGCGCAGATCCTCAAGTCAAAATCGAAGTCGTCGACCCCGAAGGCAACGCCCACGCCGCGCATGACGGAGTGGTGGAGTTGGGTAACGTCAAGCCATGGTCGCCAGACAAACCGACTCTCTATACCGCTTTTGTGCATGTTGAGTCAGGAGGCGAGACGATCGCGGTCTATCGGCTGCCTGTCGGATTCCGCCGCCTCGAAGTCGTAGGAAATGAACTCCGCTTCAACGGCCAGCCGTTCAAGATCCGCGGTGTGAACCGGCATGAGTTCTACCCGCAGACCGGGTATGTTCTCGACGAAGACCTGATGCGTCGCGACGCGGAACTGATCAAGCGAGCCAACATCAACTTTGTCCGCACCGCGCATTACCCGTGCGATCCGCGTTGGTACGAGTTATGTGACGAGTACGGCTTGCTAGTGCTGGACGAAGCCAACGTTGAGTCGCATGGTCTGAGTTACCACAAACGGGTCTTGCCGGGAGATCTACCAGACTGGACCGCGGCCTGCGTCGACCGCGTGGAGCGGATGGTCGTCCGGGACCGCCAGCACCCGTGCGTTGCGATGTGGTCGCTCGGCAACGAGGCTGGCTACGGAACCGCCTTCCTGGAGATGCGACAAGCGGTGCACTCCGCCGATCCGGAGCAACGCTCCATTCAGTATGCCGACATGAACCTAGCGGCGGACGTTGATAGCCAGACCTATCCACCGATTGATTGGCTTAAGCAACACGTCAAAGGCAAAGCGGCTCGCAAGGGAGAACACGGCGAATCTTCCAACGAAGAGCAACACGGGAGCTACCCGTCCGGCAAGCCGTTCGTGATGAACGAGTACTCGCACGCCATGGGCAACAGCGTCGGCAACCTGCAAGACTATTGGGACTTGATCTACGAGCACCCAGTGCTTGCCGGTGGATTTATCTGGGACTGGGTCGATCAGGCCCTGTATCGAGACCGAAGTGATCCAGCGAAAGGATATGTGTACGGCGGTGCCTTCGGCGACTCACCCAACGACAATCGATTTTGCATCAATGGCGTGATCGCCGCCGACCGTACGGTTCATCCTCACTACTACGAGGTGCAGAAGGTCTACCAACCGGTCGGGATCGAGTCATTTGATGCTGAGCTTGGTGAATTAACGCTTGTCAATCGTCATCTTGACACCAACCTTTCGGAATTCGACTTCACCTACACGGTTCGGGCAGATGGCGAGATCGTCGCGGAAGGAAACCTGCCAGCGGTCGACGTCGAATCGGGAAAAAGCGGGACCGTCGATATCGCTCCCGCGATCTCGGGGTGTGCGGAGGCCAGTGACGGAGGCCATGAGGTGTTCGTGACTTTTGAATTGATTCAGGTAGAGTCGCGACCGGGCCTGCCGGCTGCCCACGTTGTCGCCTGGGAGCAATTTCCCTGGACCAACCAACCCTCCGACAATCGCTCGGGACAATCTAGCCCAAACCCCGGCGGGCAACTAACCGCCGAGCAAACCGATCGTGGCATTGTAATTGTAGGCAAACGCTTCGAGGCTCGTATCTCGGCGTCCAGCGGATTGATCGAGTCATATCAGGTCGCGGGCAAGGAGTTCCTTGTTTCCCCAATGCAGTGGAACTTCTGGCGGGCCCTCACGGACAACGACGGGGGTTGGAGAGTCCAGGACAGACTCGCAGTGTGGAAAGATGCGGGCAAGCAAGTGGAAGTAGAGAAGCTCATTTCAACCGTGAATGAGTTCGGTCAAGTCGTAGTGGATGCCACCGCAACCATCCCCTCGTGCCGAGCCCGCATCACGATCCAACACACCATCTCAGCAGATGGGACGATCGATAGCGACTACGGATTCCAAATTCGTGCAGACAATCAAGGCGACTTCGGTCCAGACTTGCCGCGGTTAGGAACTCAGTTCACGATCCCAGCCGATTGCGACCAAGTCACCTGGTACGGTCGCGGCCCACACGAGAATTACTGGGACCGCAAGACCTCGGCCGCGATTGCCCGCTATACTTCCACCGTGTCGGAATGGATAACGCCCTACGTCAAGCCACAAGAGAATGCCAACCGCTGCGATGTGCGTTGGGTGACGTTTACCAACGACCAGGGGCGTGGCGTGCGATTCTCCGGAACCAAGGCAAATCCACTGTCGGTGAG